One genomic window of Prochlorococcus sp. MIT 0801 includes the following:
- the leuC gene encoding 3-isopropylmalate dehydratase large subunit gives MSSRTLYDKVWNFHQVKELPGGSTQLFIGLHLIHEVTSPQAFSALNEKKLRVKFPNLTVATVDHIVPTSNQQRPFSDPLAEEMLTTLEKNCKTHGIKFHGIGSNSQGIVHVMAPELGLTQPGMTVACGDSHTSTHGAFGAIAFGIGTSQVRDVLASQSLAMNKLKVRRIWVEGELQKGVYAKDLILHIIRHLGVKGGVGFAYEFAGPAIEKLSMEGRMTICNMAIEGGARCGYINPDETTFKYIKGKEHAPKGQEWDRAISWWKSLASDSKATFDDEIQLDGSSIEPTVTWGITPGQGISIKETIPNPELLPENEQQIAKDACKYMNLKPDEPIEGQSIDVCFIGSCTNGRLSDLQEASKVVKGNTVAAGIRAFVVPGSQKVAKAAKEKGLDKIFLKAGFEWREPGCSMCLAMNPDKLEGRQISASSSNRNFKGRQGSANGRTLLMSPAMVAAAAINGKVSDVRKFL, from the coding sequence TTGAGTTCTAGAACCCTCTACGACAAAGTTTGGAACTTCCATCAGGTAAAAGAGTTACCTGGAGGATCGACTCAACTTTTTATTGGTCTTCATTTAATTCACGAAGTTACAAGTCCTCAGGCTTTTTCTGCACTTAATGAAAAAAAACTTCGAGTAAAGTTTCCCAATCTTACTGTTGCAACAGTTGACCATATAGTTCCGACCTCAAACCAGCAGCGTCCTTTTAGTGATCCTCTTGCCGAGGAAATGTTGACTACTTTAGAAAAAAACTGCAAAACACATGGGATAAAATTTCACGGAATTGGAAGTAATTCGCAAGGAATAGTACATGTTATGGCTCCAGAATTAGGATTAACCCAGCCTGGGATGACAGTAGCTTGTGGAGATTCACATACCTCAACCCATGGAGCATTTGGAGCAATTGCCTTTGGTATTGGGACTAGTCAAGTGCGAGATGTTTTAGCCAGTCAAAGCTTGGCAATGAATAAATTAAAAGTAAGAAGAATATGGGTAGAGGGTGAATTGCAAAAGGGAGTCTATGCAAAAGACCTAATTCTTCATATCATTCGTCATCTTGGAGTTAAAGGAGGCGTTGGATTTGCATATGAATTTGCCGGGCCTGCAATAGAAAAGCTATCAATGGAGGGACGAATGACCATATGCAATATGGCTATTGAGGGTGGTGCAAGATGCGGTTATATCAACCCAGATGAAACTACTTTCAAATATATTAAAGGGAAAGAACACGCGCCCAAAGGTCAAGAATGGGATAGGGCTATTTCTTGGTGGAAAAGTTTAGCTAGTGATTCAAAAGCGACATTCGATGATGAGATTCAATTAGATGGATCATCAATCGAACCTACTGTTACTTGGGGTATAACTCCTGGCCAAGGAATTTCAATCAAAGAAACAATTCCAAACCCTGAGTTGCTTCCCGAAAATGAGCAACAAATCGCTAAAGATGCTTGCAAATACATGAATCTTAAACCAGACGAACCCATAGAGGGACAATCAATTGATGTTTGTTTTATAGGTAGTTGTACCAATGGAAGATTAAGTGATCTCCAAGAGGCATCTAAGGTTGTTAAAGGTAATACTGTCGCTGCTGGGATTAGAGCATTTGTCGTTCCTGGTTCTCAAAAGGTTGCTAAGGCGGCAAAAGAAAAAGGATTAGATAAAATATTCCTTAAAGCAGGTTTTGAATGGCGAGAACCAGGTTGCTCAATGTGTCTGGCCATGAACCCAGACAAACTAGAAGGGAGACAAATAAGTGCTAGTTCGAGTAATAGAAATTTCAAAGGACGACAAGGCTCTGCAAACGGGAGGACCTTGTTAATGAGCCCCGCTATGGTTGCTGCTGCTGCAATAAATGGAAAGGTTTCAGATGTAAGAAAGTTCCTGTAA
- a CDS encoding competence/damage-inducible protein A, producing MKKSKEISINKKNQFGAEILCIGSEILLGNIVNTNSQWIAEQLAILGIPHFRQTVIGDNPARLEEAILEASNRSEILITTGGLGPTPDDITTKVIADTFQTPLEQRNDILIDLKNKLIKKDSKLSESQKKQSLVPRGAKIINNYSGTAPGIFWSPKENFTIITFPGVPSELKEMWVKEASKLLISNNLSKEVISSKVLHFAGISESLLADKIPHLLISKNPTVATYASTGEVKVRITAKGEDSEKTNRLIEPIKKELTQITGLKCFGVDNETLEEIVFKLLLERKETIAVAESCTGGGIGSRLTKIPGSSKIFHGGVIAYNNLIKQRLLGVPEEIINTHGAVSKPVVEAMARGVQIKFKVNWAISVSGIAGPTGGSKLKPVGLVNFCIKGPKTLITWEENFGSNKTREDIQKLSVLNALDRLRLSIIMEN from the coding sequence GTGAAAAAATCTAAAGAAATTTCTATTAACAAGAAAAATCAATTTGGAGCAGAGATTTTATGCATTGGAAGTGAAATACTTCTAGGAAATATTGTAAACACAAATTCTCAATGGATAGCAGAGCAATTAGCAATTTTAGGAATACCACATTTCAGACAAACCGTTATTGGAGATAACCCTGCCAGATTAGAAGAAGCAATACTTGAAGCATCTAATCGATCTGAAATTCTAATAACAACTGGTGGGCTTGGACCAACTCCAGATGATATAACAACGAAGGTGATTGCTGATACTTTTCAAACACCTTTAGAACAAAGAAATGATATTTTGATTGACTTGAAAAACAAGTTAATCAAAAAGGATAGTAAATTATCCGAAAGTCAAAAGAAGCAATCCTTAGTCCCAAGGGGCGCTAAAATTATAAACAATTACTCAGGAACTGCCCCAGGTATTTTTTGGAGTCCAAAGGAAAATTTCACAATAATTACTTTCCCTGGAGTCCCGAGTGAGTTAAAAGAAATGTGGGTTAAAGAAGCATCAAAATTATTAATTAGTAATAATTTATCAAAAGAAGTTATCTCTAGCAAAGTGTTACATTTTGCAGGTATAAGTGAATCATTGCTAGCAGACAAAATTCCTCATTTACTAATATCAAAAAACCCAACTGTTGCAACTTATGCAAGCACTGGAGAAGTAAAGGTAAGAATCACAGCTAAAGGAGAGGATTCGGAAAAAACCAATAGATTGATAGAACCTATTAAAAAAGAATTAACTCAAATCACTGGATTAAAATGCTTTGGTGTAGACAATGAAACTCTTGAAGAAATTGTATTTAAATTATTACTGGAAAGAAAAGAAACTATTGCTGTTGCGGAATCATGTACCGGAGGTGGAATAGGTTCTAGACTTACAAAAATCCCTGGATCTTCAAAAATTTTCCATGGAGGTGTCATCGCATACAACAATTTAATTAAACAGAGATTACTAGGTGTGCCTGAGGAAATCATTAATACCCATGGTGCAGTCTCAAAGCCAGTTGTTGAAGCAATGGCGAGAGGCGTCCAAATAAAATTCAAAGTTAACTGGGCTATCTCTGTCAGTGGAATTGCAGGCCCCACTGGAGGAAGCAAATTAAAACCAGTTGGTCTAGTCAATTTTTGTATTAAGGGTCCAAAAACCCTTATTACATGGGAAGAAAATTTTGGATCTAATAAGACAAGAGAAGATATTCAAAAATTAAGCGTTTTAAATGCTCTTGATAGATTACGTTTATCTATAATCATGGAAAATTAA